The following proteins are encoded in a genomic region of Pyrus communis chromosome 11, drPyrComm1.1, whole genome shotgun sequence:
- the LOC137708001 gene encoding uncharacterized protein, producing the protein MGAVTSSMAAKFAFFPPSPPSYGVEKEEDSGKLKMTGVGTRENVDVLKLRTKRGNDIVAVYIRNPSAKLTVLHSHGNAADLGQMYELFSELSLHLRVNLLGYDYSGYGQSTGKPSEQNTYADIEAAYRCLVERYGAKEEDIILYGQSVGSGPTLDLATRLPRLRAVVLHSPIMSGLRVMYPVKRTYWFDIYKNIDKIPLVSCPVLVIHGTADDVVDWSHGKQLWDNCKEKYEPLWIKGGNHCDLELYPQYIKHVKKFVSTIEKYPHLRNKSGPVTGQPENPRKSTDIREKSCSSTDHKENCRPSTDHIENPRLSTDHREKSRASTDKRERTRKSMDQPEKASNSVDQPERARNSIDRFGEMFRSVGLCNIDCFKPTATSA; encoded by the exons ATGGGGGCAGTGACGTCATCAATGGCGGCCAAGTTCGCGTTTTTCCCGCCGAGCCCGCCGTCGTACGGggtggagaaggaggaggataGTGGGAAGCTGAAGATGACCGGGGTGGGGACGAGGGAAAACGTCGACGTCTTGAAGCTGAGGACCAAGAGAGGGAACGACATCGTGGCGGTGTACATAAGGAATCCGTCGGCGAAGCTTACTGTTCTGCACTCGCATGGGAACGCGGCTGATCTGGGTCAGATGTACGAGTTGTTCAGTGAGCTGAGTCTTCACCTCCGAGTCAACTTGTTGGG GTATGATTATTCGGGGTACGGACAGTCCACTGGGAAG CCGAGTGAGCAAAACACTTATGCAGACATAGAAGCTGCATATAGATGCCTTGTGGAGAGGTATGGTGCGAAGGAGGAGGATATTATTTTATATGGGCAATCAGTTGGTAGTGGGCCCACTCTCGATTTAGCAACCCGGTTACCAAGATTGAGGGCAGTGGTTCTTCACAGTCCGATCATGTCTGGTCTTCGTGTCATGTATCCAGTGAAGCGAACGTATTGGTTTGACATTTATAAG AACATTGACAAAATACCCTTGGTCAGTTGCCCTGTTTTGGTGATTCAT GGGACGGCTGATGATGTTGTGGATTGGTCCCATGGCAAGCAGCTTTGGGATAATTGTAAGGAGAAGTATGAGCCATTATGGATAAAGGGAGGTAATCATTGTGACTTGGAGCTCTACCCACAGTACATAAAGCATGTCAAAAAGTTTGTATCGACCATTGAGAAATATCCGCATCTGAGGAATAAATCAGGGCCGGTTACAGGTCAACCAGAAAATCCACGGAAAAGCACTGACATCAGGGAGAAATCTTGTTCCAGCACAGATCACAAAGAGAATTGTAGACCAAGTACCGATCATATAGAAAACCCCAGGTTAAGTACAGATCATAGAGAGAAGTCAAGGGCCAGCACTgataagagagagagaacaagAAAGAGTATGGACCAACCTGAAAAAGCAAGTAATAGCGTGGATCAGCCAGAGAGAGCAAGAAATAGCATTGACCG CTTCGGAGAGATGTTCAGATCAGTTGGATTGTGCAATATTGATTGTTTTAAGCCCACAGCTACCAGTGCATGA